A window of Oryza glaberrima chromosome 2, OglaRS2, whole genome shotgun sequence genomic DNA:
TGGCCTCCTccaggagctcgccgccgcgcgacgCCTCCACGGCGAGCGCCGACACGAACCCCACCATCGCCAGCCGCCCGTTGatcggctccggcgccggcccgCTGAACGCCAGCACGTCCCACAGccccgtgctcgccgccggcttcgccttgggcgccgccgccacggggcTCGGAGTCGGGGTCGGGGTCGACGATGTGGTCGTCTCCTCCTTCGTCGGCTCCACATCCAGCTGTAGATCGATCGAACGACGATGACGAAGTCGCCCCAAGTTAGCACACGAAGCAAATCACCAGAACACGCACAGTGAAACCAATCAAGAACGCTCAGCTAACCTCGGCTTGGGCCCTAACGACGAGCGCGACAGCACGCCGGCGAGGCAGGAAGCCAACCgcgacgcggccggcgccgacgacaccACGCCATGGCGCGCCACCAGCGGGGGCAGCGGCGAAGGAGGAGCTCAGCGCCATGGTAGCAGCCGCCATTGTTGCTAATAACTCAAATTACACAGCAGATGAACTCAGGCGAGCTAGTTAGAtcactcttttttctttttcttcttttgctgctgctgctgttgatgaTGAGGCGGGTGACGAGACGAGTATAAATAGGCGGGGGATCAAGGAGGAGGTCACGAGGGCACGCGGCGAGGtggggagtggtggtggtggtggcagcggcggcggccacgtcggcgagggaggaggaggcggcgacgtggaAGACGAGAGGTTCCGCGCCGAGGGGGTGGCTGCtcgtcgtggccgccgccggctccgtcTCCGCGTCCCGAGCCGCCGCCCACACCCGCCTCCATCCATCCCCGCACTGAGGGGCGGCTGCTCGtcgtggccgtggccgccgccgcctcctcgttccccgccgtcgtcgctgcgtCCCCCGCCTGCCGCCGAGTCGCGCCGACCGGCGAGAAAGCGAGAGGAAGAgtgtgagaggagagagaggagagagaggggagtatgacaggtgggtcccatatttttaataaataaaatgctgactgaactaccacgtgtacgccacgtaggacaaaaccggtctggattgggtcgaggggggtaatttgtccggtgtTGAAAGTTGAGGATGAATAATGTCTAGTTTTCGGGTTCAGGGGGTAACTCGGATGACTGTGATAGTTCCGGGGAGTAATTCTTACTTTTTCCAAAGTTAGAAATGGATGAATCTTTAAACAATTCCAGGACGAGAGCTTAGGCAATTGGTAATCCACTAGCTTTAGCTTGAGCTAGCTTCAGTGAGATACATTGTTAGGGCTAAATAAGggcacatgaaaaatatataaattagctGTATATAATTCTTGCCCATGTCATCGAGCCAAGTAGACAAGCAGTGGATAACATAATAGATAGACTTCCATCACTTTATCTATCCTTTTTCCAATGAGGCTGCACAACTAgcactttatttttcttttctcttattTTCTTCGTAGATGAGAAGCATCAATGAAACAACTTTAC
This region includes:
- the LOC127764113 gene encoding uncharacterized protein LOC127764113 — its product is MAAATMALSSSFAAAPAGGAPWRGVVGAGRVAVGFLPRRRAVALVVRAQAELDVEPTKEETTTSSTPTPTPSPVAAAPKAKPAASTGLWDVLAFSGPAPEPINGRLAMVGFVSALAVEASRGGELLEEASSGGGLAWFAATAAVRPSRPPRRRFRVPRRRCLCPTPRARGRLLVMAAAAASVSASRAAARNRLHLSPRRGVPARRGGGRHRRLVPRRRSRCVRVTRCRLRRRIPRLRRQR